A single genomic interval of Drosophila virilis strain 15010-1051.87 chromosome 2, Dvir_AGI_RSII-ME, whole genome shotgun sequence harbors:
- the LOC116650019 gene encoding LOW QUALITY PROTEIN: NADH-ubiquinone oxidoreductase chain 6-like (The sequence of the model RefSeq protein was modified relative to this genomic sequence to represent the inferred CDS: substituted 1 base at 1 genomic stop codon) has translation MLKQTRISFLLIPKINILYKLPLEILQIILYSLIFLTSIIFINIIHPLAIGLTLLIQTILISLITGLMTKTLXFSYILFLIFLGGILVLFIYVTSLASNEIFNLLIKLTIISISLFFISLILIFFFNSIRFFLLNNEIESILSNYSSFLENSLSLNKLYNFPTNLITILLINYLFITLIVIVKITKIFKGPLRIIN, from the exons atgttaaaacaa ACaagaatttcttttttattaatccccaaaattaatattttatataaactacCTCTTGAAATTcttcaaataattttgtattctttaattttcttaacttcaattatttttataaatataattcacCCATTAGCTATAGGATTAACACTTTTaattcaaacaattttaatttctttaattacAGGACTTATGACAAAAACATTGTGAttctcatatattttatttttaatatttctaggGGGTATATTAgtcttatttatttacgtcACATCTTTAGCttctaatgaaatatttaatctattaattaaattaactataatttcaatttctttattttttatatctttaattttaatttttttttttaattcaattagattttttttattaaataacgaaatagaatcaattttatcaaattattcttcttttttagaaaattcattatcattaaataaactttataaCTTCCCTACTAACTTAATTACAattcttttaataaattatttatttattactttgATTGTCATTGTAAAAATTACTAAAATATTCAAGGGACCATTacgaattataaattaa